A region from the Achromobacter seleniivolatilans genome encodes:
- a CDS encoding Bug family tripartite tricarboxylate transporter substrate binding protein yields MKQLWRFAMAGAVLALASGPALAQTWPAKPVRMVVPFPPGGATDAAARIYAQHLGDFLGQGVVVENKAGAGGEIGAEYVAKSAPDGYTLLMGAVGSHAIHAAMPDKPGYDFATAFVGVSMATSMPMAVAVNSKVPAKNVQELIALAKSKPGTITFGSAGPGTSQHMAGELFQVVTGTKLMHVPYRGSGPAITDLLGGQIDMVIETLPALLPQVASGKIRLLGVTTATRATALPDLPTLMEQGVKDYSVATAYALLAPAGTPQAVVDKLSAGMQKAAAMPSVQQAAVKLGADAVATTPADTSRVLKQEIARWADVVRLSAAK; encoded by the coding sequence ATGAAACAGTTATGGCGCTTTGCCATGGCCGGCGCGGTTCTGGCGCTGGCATCGGGACCCGCCCTGGCCCAGACCTGGCCTGCCAAACCCGTGCGCATGGTGGTGCCCTTTCCGCCGGGCGGAGCCACGGATGCAGCGGCGCGCATTTACGCGCAGCATCTGGGTGACTTCCTGGGACAAGGCGTCGTGGTGGAAAACAAGGCTGGCGCGGGCGGCGAGATCGGCGCGGAATACGTCGCCAAGTCCGCCCCCGACGGCTATACCTTGTTGATGGGAGCGGTGGGCAGCCATGCCATCCACGCGGCCATGCCGGACAAACCGGGTTATGACTTTGCCACGGCATTTGTCGGCGTATCCATGGCCACCAGCATGCCAATGGCGGTGGCCGTGAACAGCAAAGTGCCCGCGAAGAACGTGCAGGAACTGATCGCGCTGGCCAAGAGCAAACCCGGCACGATCACCTTTGGTTCCGCCGGCCCAGGCACGTCGCAGCACATGGCGGGCGAACTGTTCCAGGTCGTGACGGGCACCAAGCTCATGCACGTGCCTTATCGCGGCAGCGGACCCGCCATCACGGACTTGCTGGGCGGGCAGATCGACATGGTGATCGAGACTCTGCCAGCGCTGTTGCCGCAAGTGGCCAGCGGCAAGATCCGGTTGCTGGGCGTCACGACCGCCACACGCGCCACTGCCCTGCCCGATCTGCCCACGCTGATGGAGCAAGGCGTGAAGGACTATTCTGTCGCAACCGCATACGCCCTGCTTGCCCCCGCCGGTACGCCACAAGCCGTAGTGGACAAACTGTCGGCCGGCATGCAGAAGGCCGCTGCGATGCCCTCTGTGCAACAGGCAGCAGTAAAGCTCGGCGCTGATGCCGTGGCCACCACACCCGCCGACACCAGCCGCGTGCTTAAGCAGGAAATCGCCCGCTGGGCCGACGTCGTCCGTTTGTCAGCCGCCAAATGA
- a CDS encoding CaiB/BaiF CoA transferase family protein, with amino-acid sequence MNPSSALAGITVLEICNVAAGPFCGMLLADMGANVIKVENPDGGDTLRSWPPISDGYSENFASLNRNKRSVTLNLKDPGDLALARELALTADVLIENNRPGVMDRLGLGYAQLREANPKLVYCSISAYGQSGPRSQEGGFDLTIQAMSGIMSVTGEAGGEPVKCGVPVADFSAGLYGAFAIASALRAAQASGQGTHIDVPMLGATLGIAALQTSEFFGSGKDPVKLGSAHPRNAPYQAFRCKGGYFGMAAGNQALWKGVCATVGRVDLLADPRFTDTSARARNQTELRDILEAIFAADDAQTWLARFRAAGVPCAPINTYSEVLADPQVEHMGWVQPVELPNGVQTRTFGLPVRFDGQTTALRLRPPALGEHNDEVLGALRAAKKGAKA; translated from the coding sequence ATGAATCCCAGTTCGGCACTTGCCGGCATCACCGTGCTGGAAATTTGCAATGTCGCGGCAGGGCCGTTTTGCGGCATGTTGCTGGCGGATATGGGCGCCAACGTCATCAAGGTCGAAAACCCGGATGGCGGCGACACGTTGCGCAGCTGGCCGCCTATCTCTGATGGCTATAGCGAGAACTTCGCGTCCTTGAACCGCAACAAACGGTCCGTGACGCTGAACCTGAAAGACCCCGGCGACCTGGCCTTGGCGCGTGAGCTGGCGTTGACGGCCGACGTGCTGATCGAGAACAACCGGCCCGGCGTGATGGATCGTTTAGGGCTGGGTTACGCGCAGTTGCGCGAAGCCAATCCCAAGCTGGTTTATTGCTCGATCTCGGCCTATGGCCAGTCGGGGCCGCGCTCGCAGGAAGGCGGTTTTGACCTGACCATTCAGGCAATGAGCGGCATCATGAGCGTCACGGGCGAGGCGGGCGGCGAACCCGTGAAATGCGGCGTGCCCGTGGCGGATTTTTCAGCAGGTCTGTACGGCGCGTTCGCCATTGCATCCGCATTGCGGGCGGCGCAAGCCAGCGGCCAGGGCACGCATATTGATGTGCCCATGCTGGGCGCCACCTTGGGTATCGCTGCCTTGCAGACGTCTGAGTTCTTCGGCAGCGGCAAAGACCCGGTCAAGCTGGGATCGGCGCATCCGCGCAATGCGCCGTATCAGGCATTTCGCTGCAAGGGCGGCTACTTTGGCATGGCGGCGGGCAATCAGGCCTTGTGGAAAGGCGTGTGCGCCACCGTGGGCCGTGTAGACCTGCTGGCTGATCCGCGCTTTACCGACACGAGTGCGCGCGCGCGCAACCAGACCGAGTTGCGTGACATCCTGGAAGCGATTTTTGCCGCCGACGACGCGCAGACCTGGCTTGCGCGATTCCGCGCGGCGGGCGTGCCCTGCGCGCCGATCAATACCTATTCCGAAGTGCTGGCCGATCCGCAAGTCGAACACATGGGCTGGGTGCAGCCGGTAGAGCTGCCTAATGGGGTGCAGACCCGCACGTTTGGCCTGCCAGTGCGTTTTGACGGGCAGACGACGGCATTGCGTCTGCGTCCGCCTGCGCTGGGCGAACACAACGACGAAGTGTTGGGCGCACTGCGCGCAGCGAAAAAAGGAGCAAAGGCATGA
- a CDS encoding enoyl-CoA hydratase/isomerase family protein yields MSGVLRIDKQGASHVLTLARPDKMNALSADLVEALITALDDAEAQGAKLIVLKGVGKNFSAGFDFGDWQSQSEGDLLLRFVRIETLLQRLAASPCLTVAMAHGRNFGAGVDVFGACKWRISAPDATFRMPGLKFGLVLGTRRFASLVGAERARSVLEQAATFSAEEALRDGFASRLAALQEWPEIEQQASDTAAALTDSSRAQLYAALSVETPDADLARLVRSAAAPGLKDRVAAYLQAR; encoded by the coding sequence ATGAGCGGCGTACTGCGTATCGACAAGCAGGGCGCGAGCCATGTGCTGACCCTGGCGCGCCCGGACAAGATGAATGCCTTGTCAGCGGATCTGGTGGAAGCGCTGATCACGGCGCTGGACGACGCCGAAGCGCAAGGCGCCAAGCTGATTGTGTTGAAGGGCGTAGGCAAGAACTTCAGCGCGGGCTTTGACTTTGGCGATTGGCAATCGCAAAGCGAGGGCGATCTGCTGCTGCGCTTTGTGCGCATCGAGACGCTGTTGCAGCGGCTGGCAGCATCGCCTTGCCTGACGGTGGCCATGGCGCACGGACGCAACTTTGGCGCGGGCGTGGATGTGTTTGGCGCATGCAAGTGGCGCATCAGCGCGCCCGACGCCACGTTCCGCATGCCGGGCCTGAAGTTCGGGCTGGTACTGGGCACGCGCCGCTTTGCCTCGCTGGTCGGCGCGGAACGCGCGCGTTCCGTATTGGAGCAGGCTGCCACTTTCAGCGCCGAAGAAGCGCTGCGCGACGGGTTTGCGAGCCGGCTGGCTGCTCTCCAGGAATGGCCAGAGATTGAGCAGCAGGCGTCCGACACCGCAGCCGCACTGACAGACAGCAGCCGCGCGCAGCTTTATGCAGCGCTGTCCGTTGAAACGCCCGACGCCGATCTGGCGCGGCTGGTGCGTTCGGCGGCTGCGCCCGGATTGAAAGACCGTGTAGCGGCCTATCTGCAAGCGCGCTAA
- a CDS encoding CoA transferase subunit A, with translation MASGFNQKNKQCSLAELAALVPNGASMALGGSFLHRGPFAFVRELIRQGKRDLELIKQSPGYDVDILCRAGVLRRVRAGIVAMEGNFGLAPWYRRAVERHEIELEEHACASLTAGLRAAAFGVPFQPCGGLHGSGLPELNGWQCLDDPYGSGQKTWVVPAIRPDFTVIQASEVDALGNVRVHGTAHWDRIMSRAAGSVLVVAEKVVDSAVFEAQPESTLVPYFMVQAFAVVPQGAWPGSCWPDYAIDYPAVEGYMDKNSDLQAHMAAAPEAQGVNHG, from the coding sequence ATGGCTTCAGGATTCAATCAAAAAAACAAGCAGTGTTCGCTAGCCGAGCTGGCCGCGCTGGTGCCCAATGGCGCGTCGATGGCGTTGGGCGGCAGCTTTTTGCATCGTGGCCCGTTTGCGTTCGTGCGCGAACTGATCCGTCAGGGCAAGCGCGACCTGGAATTGATCAAGCAATCGCCGGGTTACGACGTGGACATTCTGTGCCGCGCCGGTGTGCTGCGCCGTGTGCGCGCGGGCATCGTGGCGATGGAAGGAAACTTCGGTCTGGCGCCCTGGTACCGGCGTGCCGTGGAGCGTCATGAAATAGAGCTGGAAGAGCACGCGTGCGCCAGCCTTACCGCTGGCTTGAGGGCTGCCGCCTTTGGCGTGCCGTTTCAGCCTTGCGGCGGCCTGCATGGCAGCGGCCTGCCGGAACTGAATGGCTGGCAGTGCCTGGACGACCCCTACGGCAGCGGACAGAAGACCTGGGTGGTTCCGGCCATCCGGCCGGACTTCACCGTGATCCAGGCGTCTGAAGTGGACGCATTGGGCAACGTGCGCGTGCATGGCACGGCGCACTGGGACCGCATCATGTCGCGGGCCGCAGGCAGCGTGCTGGTGGTGGCCGAGAAGGTCGTGGATTCGGCAGTGTTCGAAGCGCAGCCCGAATCGACCCTGGTGCCGTACTTCATGGTGCAGGCGTTTGCGGTGGTGCCGCAGGGCGCGTGGCCGGGATCTTGCTGGCCGGATTACGCCATCGACTATCCGGCGGTGGAAGGCTACATGGATAAGAACAGCGATCTGCAAGCGCACATGGCCGCCGCGCCCGAAGCGCAGGGGGTAAATCATGGCTGA
- a CDS encoding CoA-transferase subunit beta, whose translation MAEQWSGFSYIVTNLARFIRPDEITFSGVNSTMPMLACLLAKRAYDWDFVYINVAGGVNPRPSHIPISSSDPVLAEHTASIFSNEDFYDLCTRGRMDLTFLGAAQIDGAGCANNSCIGDWHEPKVRLPGGGGGAVMLPTAKRACTWRTEHSRRTFVSKLDFMTSWGGFHGVVTPIGVFIKRDGRLALQSWHPESSLEEVRARTGFEFDATGAGPTEPPTAAEGRALRELDADGQFERDAAVALR comes from the coding sequence ATGGCTGAACAATGGTCGGGCTTTTCGTACATCGTCACCAATCTGGCGCGCTTTATCCGGCCAGATGAAATTACCTTCAGTGGCGTGAACTCCACGATGCCGATGCTGGCGTGCCTGCTCGCCAAGCGCGCGTACGACTGGGATTTCGTCTACATCAACGTGGCAGGCGGCGTGAATCCGCGGCCGTCCCATATCCCGATTTCAAGCTCTGATCCGGTACTGGCCGAGCATACGGCGTCGATCTTCTCGAACGAAGACTTCTACGACCTGTGCACGCGCGGCCGCATGGACCTGACCTTTCTGGGGGCGGCGCAGATCGATGGCGCGGGGTGCGCCAACAATTCCTGCATTGGCGATTGGCATGAACCCAAAGTCCGCCTGCCGGGCGGCGGCGGCGGGGCGGTCATGTTGCCCACGGCCAAACGCGCGTGCACCTGGCGCACCGAGCATTCGCGCCGGACGTTCGTCTCGAAGTTGGACTTCATGACGTCCTGGGGTGGTTTCCACGGCGTAGTGACGCCGATCGGCGTGTTCATCAAGCGCGACGGCCGGCTGGCTTTGCAATCCTGGCATCCCGAATCCAGCTTGGAGGAAGTTCGTGCGCGCACAGGTTTCGAGTTTGACGCCACGGGCGCTGGTCCGACAGAACCGCCGACAGCAGCAGAAGGTCGCGCTTTGCGCGAGTTGGATGCCGACGGACAGTTTGAGCGCGACGCAGCTGTCGCGCTGCGCTAG
- a CDS encoding class I adenylate-forming enzyme family protein, producing MTIADATLVAACARLWTQPQWAARPAIVTADQTLSYAELHRHVGQMAAGLRASGVASGDYVAVAMERSLAQVLAILGVMAAGACPCPLEPRLSIEETARRVTAVGLTWMLFDEVNAVTAQACGLAPARLLRAGQVAHDEPDWAGSDVAPTSPGLLLFTSGSTGNPKGVLLSHLGLMNNARGVLAHTGLTPDDRLLHVMPLHHTNALNNQIFTPLLAGACVALAGRFRAEDMPGLLRAFQPTIITGVPTMYARMLELEFDPASLAGLRFARCGSAPITEALHRRIEDFLGCPLVVSYGLSEATCTSTMNPPSARRIGTVGTVLAGQLVTLRLPDGSEAPAGGEGEICIAGDSLMMRYLGVDNAAASATSQLRTGDLGRFDAQGYLSITGRIKDVIIRGGENLSPALIEGVVTGLPGVAACCVVGAPDDDLGEVPVIFVQRAADAAPDAAGIQAEVLARLGRIYVPRDVLWMDRLPENAVGKVDRKALAQQVAAKARPHASA from the coding sequence ATGACGATTGCCGATGCCACGTTGGTGGCGGCTTGCGCGCGCTTGTGGACCCAGCCGCAATGGGCAGCGCGGCCCGCCATCGTGACCGCAGACCAGACTCTGAGTTACGCCGAACTGCATCGCCACGTAGGTCAGATGGCAGCAGGGCTGCGGGCGTCCGGCGTGGCGTCTGGCGACTACGTTGCCGTGGCGATGGAGCGTTCGCTGGCGCAGGTGCTGGCTATTTTGGGCGTGATGGCCGCAGGCGCTTGCCCATGTCCGTTGGAACCGCGTCTTTCCATTGAAGAAACGGCGCGCCGTGTGACGGCGGTGGGTCTGACCTGGATGTTGTTTGACGAAGTAAACGCGGTCACTGCGCAGGCCTGCGGGCTTGCGCCTGCGCGCTTGCTGCGTGCCGGGCAGGTGGCTCATGACGAGCCGGATTGGGCGGGCAGTGATGTCGCGCCGACGTCGCCCGGGCTATTGCTGTTTACCTCGGGCAGCACGGGCAACCCCAAAGGCGTGTTGTTAAGCCATTTGGGGCTGATGAACAATGCGCGTGGCGTGCTTGCGCATACCGGGCTGACGCCGGATGACAGGCTGCTGCATGTGATGCCGCTGCATCACACCAATGCGTTGAACAATCAGATCTTCACGCCGTTGCTGGCGGGCGCTTGCGTGGCGCTGGCAGGGCGGTTCCGGGCAGAGGATATGCCGGGCTTGTTGCGCGCATTCCAGCCGACCATCATCACCGGCGTGCCCACGATGTATGCCCGCATGCTGGAATTGGAGTTTGATCCGGCAAGCCTTGCGGGCCTGCGTTTTGCACGTTGCGGATCGGCGCCGATCACCGAGGCTTTGCATCGGCGCATCGAAGACTTTCTGGGTTGCCCGCTCGTCGTGTCTTACGGTTTATCGGAAGCGACCTGCACATCCACGATGAATCCGCCAAGTGCGCGGCGCATCGGTACGGTGGGCACGGTGTTGGCCGGACAGCTTGTGACGTTGCGGCTGCCGGACGGCAGTGAGGCGCCCGCAGGCGGCGAGGGCGAGATCTGCATCGCGGGTGACAGCCTGATGATGCGTTATCTGGGCGTGGACAACGCGGCGGCTTCTGCTACGTCGCAATTGCGTACGGGAGACCTGGGGCGCTTTGACGCACAGGGGTACCTGAGTATCACCGGCCGAATCAAGGATGTGATCATCCGTGGCGGTGAAAATCTCTCGCCTGCCTTGATCGAAGGCGTGGTGACAGGCCTGCCCGGTGTGGCCGCGTGTTGCGTAGTGGGCGCGCCTGACGACGACCTGGGTGAAGTGCCGGTGATCTTCGTGCAACGCGCCGCAGATGCCGCGCCAGATGCCGCGGGCATACAGGCCGAGGTGCTCGCGCGCCTGGGCCGGATCTATGTGCCGCGAGATGTATTGTGGATGGACCGTTTGCCCGAGAACGCCGTGGGTAAGGTGGACCGCAAGGCGTTGGCGCAACAGGTTGCGGCCAAAGCGCGGCCGCACGCGAGCGCGTAG
- a CDS encoding GntR family transcriptional regulator, whose amino-acid sequence MAPATHDALPTLDRTGDIPLHAQVATLLRGYVRSNKLAAGAVLPSEAALCERFGVARSVVRQALAALAAEGLIQRETGRPATVLAPQEHRRLVQRSTGLYEQFAQSGVSLQTRVLAFARAEPPADVAEFFGTTRLLMLERLRHVADAPLAYVRTWLPADAVPGLRAEHLTNASLHGVLTRQFGLRPGAGRNQIRAVAADERLAGLLDTTTGTPLLMLQGQGMDQHGHPLEWFTTWHRAEQLVFDVDVSMGHESVHPRLQDAPAAVEPAPEGQDPLARAQALVAELSAELARLRGQS is encoded by the coding sequence ATGGCGCCCGCCACTCACGACGCACTGCCCACGCTTGATCGCACTGGCGATATCCCGCTGCATGCCCAGGTGGCTACGTTATTGCGGGGTTATGTCCGATCAAACAAGCTGGCGGCAGGCGCCGTGCTGCCCAGCGAGGCCGCGCTGTGTGAACGCTTTGGCGTTGCGCGCAGCGTGGTACGCCAGGCGTTGGCGGCCCTGGCCGCCGAAGGGCTGATCCAACGCGAAACCGGCCGTCCCGCTACCGTATTGGCGCCGCAGGAACACCGGCGGCTGGTGCAACGGTCCACCGGGCTCTACGAGCAGTTCGCGCAGTCTGGCGTCAGCCTCCAGACCCGCGTGCTGGCGTTTGCCCGCGCTGAACCGCCCGCCGACGTCGCCGAGTTCTTCGGCACGACCCGTTTGCTGATGCTGGAGCGTCTGCGGCATGTGGCGGATGCGCCGCTGGCCTACGTGCGCACCTGGCTGCCCGCTGACGCCGTGCCAGGTCTGCGCGCCGAACACCTGACAAACGCCTCCCTGCATGGCGTGCTTACCCGGCAATTCGGTCTGCGCCCCGGCGCCGGCCGCAATCAGATCCGGGCGGTTGCCGCCGACGAAAGACTGGCCGGCTTATTGGACACCACCACCGGCACTCCGCTGCTGATGCTGCAAGGCCAGGGTATGGACCAGCATGGCCACCCGCTGGAATGGTTCACGACATGGCATCGCGCCGAACAACTGGTGTTCGACGTGGACGTCAGCATGGGCCACGAAAGCGTGCACCCCCGCCTGCAGGACGCACCAGCCGCGGTGGAACCGGCGCCAGAGGGCCAAGACCCGCTGGCGCGCGCCCAGGCGCTGGTGGCAGAGTTGTCTGCCGAACTCGCCCGGCTGCGCGGCCAGTCGTAG
- the pdxA gene encoding 4-hydroxythreonine-4-phosphate dehydrogenase PdxA — protein sequence MTQPQANKLPLLAVTLGDVAGIGPEITAKMLMGHNELRQKARLLVVGDVDVMVNAVRSLGGDPAIVRKLDRAADTTNTPGTIEVLQAGPSLAHVKLGEISADAGDGSVRFVTTACALARAGEVDGIVTAPLNKAAMHAAGHKWPGHTELLAHEFGVKTFSLVLSAGDLYIFHATTHVSLRQAIEDLTPARMRAVLRLAGSFAKALGRGDQPVAVSGLNPHAGENGIFGSEDADILAPAVAEANAAGILAAGPIPADALFPQAVRGKWQFVIACYHDQGHAPFKAVYGDDGVNITVGLPVVRVSVDHGTAFDIAGKGIAREDSLILAAERAAHLAPGWTHVWETARAQTGG from the coding sequence ATGACACAACCCCAAGCCAACAAGCTGCCCCTGCTGGCGGTCACTCTGGGCGACGTGGCGGGCATCGGGCCGGAAATCACGGCCAAGATGCTGATGGGCCACAACGAACTGCGCCAGAAGGCCCGCCTGCTGGTCGTGGGCGACGTGGACGTGATGGTCAACGCCGTTCGCAGCCTGGGTGGCGATCCCGCCATCGTGCGCAAGCTGGACCGCGCTGCCGACACCACCAACACGCCCGGCACGATTGAGGTGCTGCAGGCCGGCCCGTCGCTGGCCCATGTGAAGCTCGGTGAAATCAGCGCCGATGCCGGCGACGGTTCCGTGCGTTTCGTGACCACGGCCTGCGCCCTGGCGCGCGCGGGCGAGGTAGACGGCATCGTCACCGCGCCGCTGAACAAGGCCGCCATGCATGCTGCCGGCCACAAGTGGCCGGGTCACACAGAACTGCTGGCCCACGAGTTTGGCGTCAAGACGTTTTCGCTGGTGCTGTCTGCCGGCGATCTGTACATCTTCCACGCCACGACCCACGTGTCGCTGCGCCAGGCCATTGAAGATCTGACGCCTGCGCGCATGCGCGCGGTGCTGCGTCTGGCCGGATCATTCGCCAAAGCCCTGGGCCGTGGCGACCAGCCCGTTGCCGTGTCGGGCCTGAACCCGCATGCAGGCGAAAACGGCATCTTCGGCAGCGAAGACGCTGACATCCTGGCGCCAGCCGTCGCCGAAGCCAATGCCGCAGGCATCCTGGCCGCCGGCCCGATTCCCGCGGATGCCTTGTTCCCGCAAGCCGTGCGCGGCAAGTGGCAGTTCGTGATCGCCTGTTACCACGACCAGGGCCACGCGCCTTTCAAGGCGGTTTACGGCGACGATGGCGTGAATATCACCGTGGGGCTGCCTGTTGTGCGCGTCTCGGTGGATCACGGCACTGCCTTCGACATCGCCGGCAAGGGCATCGCGCGTGAAGACAGCTTGATCCTGGCCGCCGAGCGCGCCGCGCATCTGGCCCCAGGCTGGACGCATGTGTGGGAAACTGCGCGGGCACAAACCGGAGGTTGA
- the dtnK gene encoding D-threonate kinase, giving the protein MNPAIAIVADDLTGSGDTAVQFVRAGWSTHLSIGGADEALSGPATDGVEVLAVTTNSRAMPAAEAAEVIRLNVEQLRAAGVSRLYKKVDSTLRGAFKAEIDAARDTWGPDTVAVICPAFPATGRTVEQGILYVDGKPVTQTSAATDPVTPVTESHIPTLLACAHVAPLASDTPESLAARIMQAGNTVVVDAATDADLERLARAIGLLGERALPVGAGGLAVPLARVWAGADQTAPVVVVVTSQHSAARAQAAALQASGADTWTPSLAQLADDAAWQAWTQPLLLSHAQAPREAGTVLLLAPEGQLDGLDSETVANRLGSLAAQLIASSRAAGVVATGGDGARSVLVALDASGIALVDEVMGGVPLGTLTGGKAAGLPVVTKAGGFGTEDVLVRAVRAIRDRRFKR; this is encoded by the coding sequence TTGAATCCCGCCATCGCCATCGTTGCCGATGATCTGACCGGTTCCGGTGACACCGCGGTGCAGTTCGTCCGCGCTGGCTGGAGCACTCACCTGTCCATCGGCGGCGCTGACGAAGCGCTGTCGGGCCCGGCCACGGATGGCGTCGAAGTGCTGGCCGTGACGACCAATAGCCGCGCAATGCCTGCTGCCGAAGCCGCCGAGGTCATCCGCCTGAATGTGGAGCAGTTGCGCGCGGCCGGCGTATCCCGTCTGTACAAAAAGGTGGATTCCACCTTGCGCGGCGCATTCAAGGCCGAGATCGACGCAGCGCGCGACACCTGGGGTCCGGACACGGTGGCGGTCATTTGCCCCGCCTTTCCGGCAACCGGACGCACCGTTGAACAGGGCATCCTGTACGTGGACGGCAAACCGGTCACCCAGACCTCTGCCGCAACCGATCCGGTCACGCCCGTGACGGAAAGCCATATCCCCACACTGCTGGCGTGCGCGCATGTCGCGCCGCTGGCCAGCGACACGCCGGAATCCCTGGCGGCACGCATCATGCAGGCCGGCAATACGGTGGTGGTCGATGCCGCGACCGACGCCGACCTGGAGCGGCTGGCACGCGCCATTGGCCTGCTGGGCGAACGCGCCCTGCCGGTTGGTGCTGGCGGACTGGCCGTGCCGCTGGCCCGCGTGTGGGCCGGCGCGGATCAGACCGCGCCTGTCGTGGTTGTGGTGACCTCGCAGCACAGCGCGGCACGCGCACAAGCCGCTGCGCTGCAAGCCTCGGGCGCCGACACCTGGACGCCCTCATTGGCCCAATTGGCCGATGACGCGGCCTGGCAGGCCTGGACGCAGCCTCTGCTGTTGTCACATGCGCAAGCCCCCCGCGAAGCGGGCACGGTACTGCTGCTGGCGCCTGAAGGACAGCTGGACGGCCTGGACTCCGAGACGGTCGCCAACCGTCTGGGCAGCCTGGCCGCGCAATTGATTGCAAGCTCGCGCGCGGCCGGCGTCGTCGCCACGGGTGGCGACGGTGCGCGCAGCGTGCTGGTGGCGCTCGACGCCAGCGGCATCGCTCTGGTAGATGAAGTGATGGGCGGCGTGCCCTTGGGCACGCTGACCGGAGGCAAGGCCGCAGGCCTGCCTGTGGTGACCAAGGCCGGCGGCTTTGGCACCGAAGACGTATTGGTTCGCGCCGTGCGCGCGATCCGCGACAGGAGATTCAAGCGATGA
- a CDS encoding 2-keto-3-deoxygluconate permease, which translates to MSTATSRSPFFGAMQKIPGGLMLVPLILGSLIGTFAPDALTIGGFTTALFKNSAMPLIALLIFATGTQVNTRTGGPILATAGTILLMKTIVPATLIIILGSYVGLDGIYGISILAMLAAFDNSNGGLWLAYTGQYGDARDRGAYVASAVNDGPFFSLLFLGASGMADIPMIALVAALVPFLLGVVVGNMDPKWRDVLKPVPNIVIPFFAFALGTGINLSSVVSGGISGLILGLVISPITGGLVYLGYRMILRRGGKSGLGFAAGTTAGNAIATPAVVAAADPNFQQYVATATAQVAACVLISSILAPVLASYFLKRAGELKSEDASVPAGLSEARGEAL; encoded by the coding sequence GTGTCGACCGCTACTTCCCGTTCGCCTTTTTTTGGCGCGATGCAAAAAATCCCCGGTGGATTGATGCTCGTGCCGCTGATCCTGGGTTCCCTGATCGGCACCTTCGCGCCTGATGCGCTGACCATCGGCGGCTTCACCACCGCCTTGTTCAAGAACAGCGCCATGCCGCTGATCGCGTTGCTGATCTTCGCGACCGGAACGCAGGTCAACACCCGCACCGGCGGCCCCATCCTGGCCACGGCAGGCACGATTCTGCTGATGAAAACGATTGTGCCCGCCACCCTGATCATCATCCTGGGCAGCTATGTCGGCCTGGACGGCATCTACGGCATCTCGATCCTGGCGATGCTGGCGGCATTCGACAACAGCAACGGCGGCCTCTGGCTGGCCTATACCGGCCAATACGGCGATGCCCGTGATCGCGGCGCGTATGTCGCCAGCGCGGTCAATGACGGCCCATTCTTCAGCCTGCTGTTCCTGGGCGCCTCCGGCATGGCCGACATTCCCATGATTGCTCTGGTGGCAGCCCTGGTGCCCTTCCTGCTGGGCGTTGTCGTGGGCAATATGGACCCGAAGTGGCGCGACGTGCTCAAGCCCGTGCCCAACATCGTCATTCCGTTTTTCGCATTTGCGCTGGGCACCGGCATCAACCTGAGCTCGGTCGTCAGCGGCGGCATCAGCGGCCTGATTCTGGGTCTGGTCATCAGCCCCATCACGGGCGGTCTGGTCTACCTGGGCTATCGTATGATTCTGCGCCGTGGCGGCAAGAGCGGCCTGGGGTTTGCAGCCGGCACAACGGCAGGCAACGCCATCGCCACCCCCGCAGTCGTGGCGGCGGCCGACCCCAACTTCCAGCAGTACGTGGCCACCGCCACCGCGCAAGTCGCAGCCTGCGTGCTGATCAGTTCTATTCTGGCGCCCGTGCTGGCCTCGTATTTCCTTAAACGGGCCGGTGAACTCAAATCCGAAGACGCAAGCGTGCCCGCTGGTTTAAGTGAAGCGCGCGGAGAAGCCCTTTGA
- a CDS encoding DUF2269 family protein has product MNLYLTVKTLHILSSVLLVGTGFGTAFYLFFANRTGSIPAIAAVSKLVVRADLWFTTPAVVFQPLSGLWLAHAAGWQWTTPWVSVSIGLYLLAGVCWLPVVWLQYEMAKMAATAHGAGAKALPARYWRFALWWERLGYPAFLAMVAVYFLMVLKPAL; this is encoded by the coding sequence CACATCCTGTCGTCGGTACTGCTGGTGGGCACTGGCTTCGGCACGGCGTTCTATCTGTTCTTTGCCAACCGCACCGGCTCCATCCCAGCGATTGCCGCCGTCTCGAAACTGGTGGTCCGTGCGGATCTGTGGTTCACCACGCCGGCCGTCGTGTTCCAGCCCCTGTCCGGATTGTGGCTGGCACATGCCGCAGGCTGGCAATGGACCACCCCGTGGGTCAGCGTGTCGATCGGGTTGTATCTGCTGGCGGGAGTGTGCTGGCTGCCGGTGGTGTGGCTCCAGTACGAAATGGCCAAGATGGCCGCCACCGCTCACGGCGCAGGCGCAAAGGCACTCCCCGCGCGCTACTGGCGCTTTGCACTGTGGTGGGAGCGTCTGGGTTATCCAGCATTCCTGGCCATGGTGGCGGTGTACTTCCTGATGGTGCTGAAGCCTGCGCTTTGA